A single region of the Oncorhynchus kisutch isolate 150728-3 linkage group LG30, Okis_V2, whole genome shotgun sequence genome encodes:
- the LOC109875168 gene encoding guanine nucleotide-binding protein G(s) subunit alpha-like, with protein MAAYLDDKRQDQYNKEKAKMIDKQIEKDKKIYLRTKRLLVLGADESGKKTIVEQMRYLNVECPEEAKTRFQISKQQCLETHCQQDGIFCHLFSVKGQRKESMRKWLQHVSDVTAIIFVVDSSSYDMVSREDNVTNRLHEALHLFKIIWNYRWLLGSAVFLFLNKQDLLAEKVLAGKSKIEDYFPEFAHYTTPQTSEPGEDPRVSRAQHFILEEFLKITTASGGERICLFHFTCAVDLESLRRTVFRECLRRV; from the coding sequence ATGGCTGCTTATCTTGACGATAAGCGCCAAGACCAGTATAATAAGGAAAAGGCAAAAATGATCGATAAACAGATTGAAAAAGATAAAAAGATTTACCTAAGAACTAAACGGCTACTAGTATTAGGAGCAGATGAATCTGGGAAAAAAACGATAGTCGAACAGATGAGATATTTGAATGTAGAATGCCCCGAAGAGGCGAAAACGCGTTTTCAAATATCAAAACAACAATGTTTAGAGACACATTGCCAACAGGACGGTATCTTTTGCCATTTGTTTAGTGTTAAAGGTCAAAGGAAAGAAAGCATGAGGAAGTGGTTACAGCATGTTTCTGATGTTACTGCCATTATTTTTGTGGTGGACAGCAGCAGCTACGATATGGTGAGCCGGGAAGACAACGTGACCAACAGGCTTCATGAGGCACTACACCTGTTCAAGATCATCTGGAACTACAGGTGGCTGTTAGGCAGTGCCGTCTTCCTCTTCCTGAACAAACAGGACCTTCTAGCTGAGAAGGTTTTGGCTGGGAAATCTAAAATTGAGGACTATTTCCCAGAGTTTGCGCACTATACTACACCTCAAACATCAGAACCAGGGGAGGATCCTCGTGTCTCCAGGGCACAACACTTCATACTAGAGGAGTTTCTGAAGATCACTACAGCCAGTGGAGGTGAAAGGATCTGTTTGTTCCATTTCACATGTGCAGTTGACCTGGAAAGCCTCCGGCGCACAGTCTTCAGAGAGTGTCTTCGAAGAGTGTGA